The following proteins are encoded in a genomic region of Variovorax paradoxus:
- a CDS encoding D-alanyl-D-alanine carboxypeptidase family protein, whose product MNRFLDAFRALVLTAAASVGVIAAAQVPAPPEIAARSYLLLDVTANQILAQKDIDSPVEPASLTKLMSAYIVFDALRAKKITLAQTLPVSQRAWKMPGSRMFIDPKMQVPVEDLIKGLIVQSGNDATVALAEGVGGTVEHFVELMNAQAKALGMKNTSYKNPEGLTAPGHTTTARDLSILATRLVRDFPEEAKYYAIKKYRYPGTPSTNDTNRNLLLFRDPTVDGLKTGHTEAAGYCMIATAKRDFPNLTGGRRLLSIVLGTSGETVRANESQKLLNWGYTAYDAVRLFDAGQPAATPAVWKGKANTLKLGRPEAIVVAVPAGTASKIKTQVARPEPLVAPFAKYQPVGSLKVTLDDQPLADVPLVALEGVEQAGIFGRAWDAVRLWIK is encoded by the coding sequence ATGAATCGTTTTCTTGACGCGTTTCGCGCGCTGGTGCTGACCGCCGCCGCTTCGGTTGGCGTGATCGCCGCGGCCCAGGTGCCGGCACCGCCCGAAATTGCCGCGCGCAGCTACCTGCTGCTCGACGTCACGGCCAACCAGATCCTCGCGCAGAAGGACATCGACAGCCCCGTCGAGCCGGCCTCGCTCACCAAGCTGATGTCGGCCTACATCGTGTTCGACGCGCTGCGCGCCAAGAAGATCACGCTGGCGCAGACGCTGCCGGTCAGCCAGCGCGCCTGGAAGATGCCCGGCTCGCGCATGTTCATCGACCCCAAGATGCAGGTGCCGGTCGAAGACCTGATCAAGGGCTTGATCGTCCAGTCGGGCAACGACGCCACCGTGGCGCTGGCCGAAGGCGTGGGCGGCACCGTGGAGCATTTCGTCGAGCTCATGAACGCCCAGGCCAAGGCGCTGGGCATGAAGAACACGAGCTACAAGAACCCCGAAGGACTCACGGCGCCCGGTCACACCACCACGGCGCGCGACCTGAGCATTCTGGCGACGCGCCTGGTGCGCGACTTCCCGGAAGAAGCCAAGTACTACGCCATCAAGAAGTACCGCTACCCCGGTACGCCGTCGACCAATGACACCAACCGCAACCTGTTGCTGTTTCGCGACCCGACCGTCGACGGCCTGAAGACCGGCCATACCGAGGCCGCCGGCTACTGCATGATCGCCACCGCCAAGCGCGATTTCCCGAACCTGACCGGCGGCCGCCGTCTGCTGTCGATCGTTCTGGGCACTTCGGGCGAAACGGTGCGCGCCAACGAGTCGCAAAAGCTCTTGAACTGGGGCTACACCGCCTACGACGCCGTTCGCCTGTTCGACGCCGGCCAGCCGGCCGCCACGCCTGCGGTCTGGAAGGGCAAGGCCAATACGCTCAAGCTGGGCCGGCCCGAGGCCATCGTGGTCGCGGTACCGGCAGGAACCGCCAGCAAGATCAAGACCCAGGTGGCGCGCCCCGAGCCGCTGGTGGCGCCGTTCGCCAAATACCAGCCCGTGGGTTCGCTCAAGGTGACCCTGGACGACCAGCCTTTGGCCGACGTGCCGCTGGTGGCGCTGGAAGGCGTCGAGCAGGCAGGCATTTTTGGCCGCGCCTGGGACGCCGTGCGGCTCTGGATCAAGTGA
- the hemB gene encoding porphobilinogen synthase has product MYPAGRPRRLRRDTFTRNLVREHALTAHDLIYPVFVQEGEKKRDAVSSMPGVDRLSLDLLLPVAEQCVQAGIPVMALFPVIDASLKTPAGDEAFNPDGLIPRVVAALKSRFPELGVMTDVALDPYTSHGQDGLLDNTGYILNDATVEVLSKQALTQSQAGVDIVAPSDMMDGRIGAIRTALEARGDIHTRIMAYSAKYASAFYGPFRDAVGSAATLGKSNKKVYQMDPGNSDEALREVALDIAEGADMVMVKPGMPYLDIVRRVKDEFHVPTFAYQVSGEYAMLKAAAQNGWLDHDAVVLESLLAFKRAGADGVLTYFALDAARLLQKQ; this is encoded by the coding sequence ATGTATCCGGCCGGCCGGCCACGCCGTTTGCGGCGCGACACTTTCACCCGCAATCTGGTCAGGGAACACGCGTTGACGGCGCACGACCTGATCTACCCGGTGTTCGTGCAGGAGGGAGAGAAAAAGCGCGATGCCGTGTCTTCGATGCCCGGCGTGGACCGCCTGAGCCTCGACCTGCTGCTGCCGGTGGCCGAGCAGTGCGTGCAAGCCGGCATCCCGGTGATGGCGCTCTTTCCGGTGATCGACGCCAGCCTCAAGACGCCAGCGGGCGACGAGGCCTTCAACCCCGATGGACTGATTCCCCGCGTGGTCGCAGCCCTCAAGTCGCGCTTCCCGGAACTCGGCGTGATGACCGATGTGGCGCTCGACCCCTACACCAGCCATGGGCAGGACGGGCTGCTCGACAACACCGGCTACATCCTCAATGACGCCACGGTTGAAGTTCTTTCGAAGCAAGCGCTCACACAGTCACAAGCCGGCGTGGACATTGTGGCGCCCAGCGACATGATGGATGGGCGGATCGGCGCCATCCGCACCGCGCTGGAGGCGCGCGGCGACATTCACACGCGCATCATGGCCTACAGCGCCAAGTACGCCAGCGCCTTCTACGGCCCGTTCCGCGACGCGGTCGGTTCGGCCGCGACGCTCGGCAAGAGCAACAAGAAGGTGTACCAGATGGACCCGGGCAACAGCGACGAAGCGCTGCGCGAGGTGGCGCTCGACATCGCCGAGGGCGCCGACATGGTGATGGTCAAGCCCGGCATGCCGTACCTCGACATCGTCCGACGCGTGAAAGACGAGTTTCACGTGCCCACTTTCGCCTATCAGGTGAGCGGTGAATACGCGATGCTCAAGGCGGCCGCCCAGAACGGCTGGCTCGACCATGACGCGGTGGTGCTCGAAAGCCTGCTCGCTTTCAAGCGCGCCGGTGCCGATGGGGTGCTCACCTACTTTGCGCTCGACGCCGCCCGTTTGCTACAAAAACAATAG
- a CDS encoding LysR family transcriptional regulator — MDSLDLIRTFREVASHGSFSHAAKKLDMSKATVSKYVAELETRFGVRLLNRSTRSVSLTDAGQLLLERSTPVLEMVELTQAELQERARQPGGRLRISAPHGMGNGEFPGLLADFMRYYPDVSISLQLTNRTVDLAEEGIDVDIRSGPVADANLIVRKLMLMEMVVCASPVYWKKHGEPAHPRDLAGHDALTHSLLGAQPVWRFDEGGQPLDVPVKSRMDCTEGAPLIRVAMRGFGVIYLPSILVQSHIDSGELVPVLQGYARKDMWLSAAYLQRRHNSAALRALLDFLQTRIGTGPQSRKK; from the coding sequence ATGGACAGTCTCGATCTGATCAGAACCTTCCGGGAGGTTGCTTCGCACGGCAGCTTCTCGCATGCGGCCAAGAAGCTCGACATGTCGAAAGCCACCGTCAGCAAGTATGTGGCCGAACTCGAAACGCGCTTCGGCGTGCGTCTTCTCAACCGTTCCACGCGTTCGGTGAGCCTGACGGACGCAGGGCAATTGCTGCTCGAGCGCAGCACCCCGGTGCTCGAGATGGTGGAACTCACCCAAGCCGAACTGCAGGAACGCGCCAGGCAGCCCGGCGGCCGCCTCCGCATTTCGGCGCCGCACGGCATGGGCAACGGCGAATTCCCCGGCCTGCTGGCCGACTTCATGCGCTACTACCCGGACGTGAGCATCAGCCTGCAGCTGACCAATCGCACGGTCGATCTTGCGGAAGAAGGCATCGACGTCGACATTCGCAGCGGACCGGTCGCGGATGCCAACCTGATCGTGCGCAAGCTCATGCTGATGGAGATGGTGGTCTGCGCCTCGCCGGTCTACTGGAAAAAGCACGGTGAACCCGCGCATCCACGCGACCTTGCCGGCCACGACGCGCTCACCCATTCCCTGCTGGGCGCCCAGCCCGTGTGGCGCTTCGACGAAGGCGGCCAGCCGCTCGATGTGCCGGTGAAAAGCCGCATGGACTGCACCGAGGGCGCGCCGTTGATCCGGGTCGCGATGCGCGGCTTCGGCGTGATCTACCTGCCCTCCATCCTCGTGCAGTCGCACATCGACAGCGGCGAACTGGTGCCGGTGCTGCAGGGCTATGCGCGCAAGGACATGTGGCTCTCGGCCGCCTATCTGCAGCGGCGCCACAACAGCGCCGCTCTGCGTGCGCTGCTCGACTTTCTCCAGACCCGCATCGGCACCGGGCCGCAATCTCGCAAGAAATAG
- a CDS encoding CopD family protein has protein sequence MLWVKSLHIVFIASWFAGLFYLPRIFVNLAMVPPESVAERERLLLMARKLLRFTSFLAVPALGFGLWLWLGYGIGRGPGNGWMHAKLALVLAAIGYHHGCGVLLRRFVAGGQQRSHRWYRWYNELPVLLLLGIVVLVVVKPF, from the coding sequence ATGCTCTGGGTCAAATCGCTTCACATCGTCTTCATTGCCAGCTGGTTCGCCGGGTTGTTCTATCTTCCCCGGATCTTCGTCAACTTGGCGATGGTTCCGCCCGAGTCCGTCGCGGAGCGCGAGCGCCTGCTGCTCATGGCGCGCAAGCTGTTGCGTTTCACCTCCTTCCTGGCCGTTCCGGCGCTGGGCTTCGGCCTGTGGCTTTGGCTGGGCTACGGCATCGGGCGAGGCCCCGGCAACGGCTGGATGCACGCCAAGCTCGCCCTGGTGCTGGCGGCCATCGGTTATCACCATGGCTGCGGCGTGCTGTTGCGCCGCTTCGTGGCCGGGGGCCAGCAGCGCAGCCACCGCTGGTACCGCTGGTACAACGAACTCCCGGTTCTGCTGCTGCTCGGCATCGTGGTGCTGGTGGTCGTCAAGCCGTTCTGA
- a CDS encoding DUF4148 domain-containing protein: MKTSHILAAAALTLLAATGAQAESYDGVNTAVSTKSRDEVNAEAVRTASAPNQNVTRGSRGPETVAVSKDRALVEAEAVRTAYAPDQNVTGGSRVNSKVISTMAHPMDARVQAQQGSGAVAK; encoded by the coding sequence ATGAAGACCTCGCACATCCTCGCCGCCGCTGCCCTGACCCTTTTGGCCGCCACCGGCGCCCAAGCCGAATCCTACGATGGCGTGAACACCGCCGTCTCGACCAAGAGCCGCGACGAAGTCAACGCCGAAGCCGTGCGCACCGCATCGGCTCCGAACCAGAACGTGACCCGCGGTTCGCGCGGCCCGGAAACGGTCGCCGTGTCGAAGGACCGCGCGCTCGTCGAAGCCGAAGCCGTTCGCACTGCCTACGCTCCCGACCAGAACGTGACCGGCGGCTCGCGCGTCAACAGCAAGGTCATCTCGACGATGGCCCACCCGATGGACGCACGCGTTCAAGCCCAGCAAGGCTCGGGCGCCGTCGCCAAGTAA
- a CDS encoding 2-hydroxychromene-2-carboxylate isomerase, protein MSNGKTIDYYFAPQSPWTYLGHTRFEAIAAAADATVRVRPIDLGSVFPVSGGLPLGKRAPQRQAYRLVDLTRCSRHLGLPLNPKPKFFPVASDDAARLIIAVDINDGAKAAMRMCAAVFAAVWVQERNIGDPNVLEALVAECGLPAKRSEQSQSQAVQERYEAYTQEAIDIQVFGAPSYVIDGEIFWGQDRLDFVERALQQPR, encoded by the coding sequence ATGAGCAACGGCAAGACGATTGACTACTACTTTGCGCCCCAGAGCCCATGGACTTATCTGGGTCATACCCGGTTCGAGGCGATTGCAGCAGCGGCCGACGCCACGGTGCGGGTGCGGCCGATCGACCTGGGGAGCGTGTTTCCCGTTTCCGGCGGACTGCCGCTGGGCAAGCGCGCGCCGCAGCGGCAGGCCTACCGGCTGGTCGACCTGACACGCTGCTCCCGGCATCTGGGCCTGCCGCTGAATCCCAAGCCCAAGTTCTTTCCGGTCGCGAGCGACGACGCGGCGCGTCTCATCATCGCGGTCGACATCAACGACGGCGCCAAGGCCGCCATGCGCATGTGCGCTGCGGTGTTTGCCGCAGTGTGGGTGCAGGAGCGCAACATTGGCGACCCGAACGTGCTCGAAGCGCTGGTCGCTGAATGCGGACTGCCTGCCAAGCGCTCGGAGCAGTCGCAGAGCCAAGCGGTGCAGGAGCGCTACGAGGCGTACACGCAGGAAGCCATCGACATCCAGGTGTTCGGCGCGCCGAGCTATGTCATCGACGGCGAGATTTTCTGGGGCCAGGACCGGCTCGACTTCGTCGAGCGCGCACTGCAGCAACCGCGGTAG
- a CDS encoding alpha/beta hydrolase, which yields MNSQTEKIRLQGAAGVIEVQRDLPAEASRGIAVIAHPHPLFGGTMDNKVVQTLARAFVSCGWTAVRFNFRGVGASEGVHDEGRGECEDMLDVVRQLAPEGPLAIAGFSFGAFVASRAAEKLWASRDVRQLVLVGTAASRFSVATLPTEVHERTLVVHGEADDTVPLAAVMNWARSQSLPVTVVPGGGHFFHGQLPLLKSLVVRHLRADAA from the coding sequence ATGAATTCCCAGACCGAAAAGATCCGTCTCCAAGGCGCCGCCGGCGTCATCGAGGTCCAGCGCGATCTACCGGCCGAGGCCTCGCGCGGCATTGCGGTCATCGCCCATCCGCATCCGCTGTTCGGTGGCACCATGGACAACAAGGTGGTGCAGACCTTGGCGCGTGCCTTCGTCTCCTGCGGCTGGACCGCGGTGCGTTTCAACTTCCGCGGCGTGGGCGCGAGCGAAGGCGTGCATGACGAAGGGCGCGGCGAGTGCGAGGACATGCTGGATGTGGTGCGCCAGCTCGCACCCGAAGGCCCGCTGGCCATCGCCGGCTTTTCGTTCGGCGCCTTTGTCGCGAGCCGCGCGGCCGAAAAGCTCTGGGCTTCGCGCGACGTGCGGCAGCTCGTGCTCGTGGGAACCGCGGCCTCTCGTTTCTCCGTGGCCACGCTGCCGACCGAGGTGCACGAGCGCACGCTCGTGGTCCATGGCGAAGCCGATGACACCGTGCCGCTGGCCGCCGTCATGAACTGGGCGCGGTCGCAGTCACTTCCTGTCACGGTTGTCCCCGGGGGCGGCCATTTCTTTCACGGACAATTGCCGCTGCTCAAAAGCTTGGTTGTCCGCCATCTTCGCGCGGACGCTGCATGA
- a CDS encoding dienelactone hydrolase family protein, with the protein MGQFIDLTAKDGFVFPAYVAEPAGKPRGAVVVVPEIFGVNSHIRSVADGYAADGYLAVSPSTFHRVKPGVEMGYSDEDMKAGFALKTAVEALPAPGVLQDIEAAIAYAAKAGKVGIVGFCWGGLLVWRAASLLPGLAAAAPYYGGGMTTPEETARQPKVPVLAHFGNQDHWIPLDTIEAFKKAHPEVEVHVYESGHGFNCDQRGSYNAEAAQLARARTLEFFARHVG; encoded by the coding sequence ATGGGCCAATTCATCGATCTCACCGCCAAGGACGGCTTCGTTTTTCCGGCCTACGTGGCCGAACCGGCCGGCAAGCCGCGCGGCGCGGTGGTCGTGGTGCCGGAGATCTTCGGCGTCAACTCGCACATCCGTTCGGTGGCCGACGGCTATGCGGCGGACGGCTATCTCGCGGTATCGCCCTCGACCTTTCATCGCGTGAAGCCCGGCGTCGAGATGGGCTACAGCGACGAGGACATGAAGGCCGGCTTCGCGCTCAAGACCGCGGTCGAGGCGCTGCCCGCGCCCGGCGTGCTGCAGGACATCGAAGCCGCCATCGCCTATGCGGCCAAGGCCGGCAAGGTGGGCATCGTCGGTTTTTGCTGGGGCGGCCTCTTGGTCTGGCGCGCCGCGAGCCTGCTTCCCGGGCTTGCCGCCGCGGCGCCGTACTACGGCGGCGGCATGACCACGCCGGAAGAAACCGCGCGCCAGCCCAAGGTGCCGGTTCTGGCGCATTTCGGTAACCAGGATCACTGGATTCCGTTGGACACCATCGAAGCCTTCAAGAAGGCGCACCCCGAGGTGGAAGTGCATGTCTATGAGTCGGGTCACGGCTTCAACTGCGATCAGCGCGGCTCGTACAACGCCGAGGCTGCCCAGCTGGCGCGTGCACGCACGCTCGAGTTCTTTGCCAGGCATGTCGGCTGA
- a CDS encoding VanZ family protein has product METQHKSAALPLALAYAALIVYASLYPFADWRDQGIAPWAYLSASWPKYWTGFDFAVNVAGYVPFGFLCALAVLRARPGARGWRAMLQATVAGALLAFAMETLQSYLPARIPSNVDLGLNTSGALLGAMLAAGLERLGAVARWSRTRSQWFVEDSRGALVLLALWPFALLFPAAVTFGLGQVFERLEVAVSEWLLDTPFIDWMPLRQFELEPLVPAVELLCVMLGALVPCLLAFLVTRTVARRAVLLPLTLLAGIGASALSAALSYGPEHAWAWLGLPAQVGIATALVAGMLLLGAPRRLCAALLLVGLVIQLSLLNQAPESAYFAQTLATWEQGRFIRFHGLAQWLGWVWPFAVLAYVVAALSRRGQPAAA; this is encoded by the coding sequence GTGGAGACCCAGCATAAGTCCGCCGCGCTGCCCCTTGCGCTCGCCTATGCGGCGCTGATCGTCTACGCCAGCCTGTATCCGTTCGCCGACTGGCGGGACCAGGGCATCGCGCCCTGGGCCTACTTGTCGGCGTCCTGGCCCAAATACTGGACGGGTTTCGATTTCGCGGTCAATGTCGCCGGCTATGTTCCCTTCGGCTTCCTGTGTGCGCTGGCCGTGCTGCGCGCGCGGCCGGGCGCCCGCGGCTGGCGTGCCATGCTGCAAGCCACCGTCGCGGGCGCGTTGTTGGCTTTCGCCATGGAGACGCTGCAGAGCTATCTTCCAGCCCGTATTCCGTCGAACGTGGACCTGGGCCTGAACACCTCCGGCGCCCTTCTGGGGGCCATGCTGGCAGCGGGGCTGGAGCGCCTCGGGGCGGTGGCCCGCTGGAGCCGCACGCGTTCGCAGTGGTTTGTCGAAGATTCCCGCGGCGCGCTGGTGCTGCTGGCACTGTGGCCTTTCGCACTGCTGTTTCCGGCGGCCGTGACCTTCGGGCTCGGCCAGGTGTTCGAGCGGCTGGAGGTCGCCGTGTCGGAGTGGTTGCTCGACACGCCCTTCATCGACTGGATGCCGCTGCGGCAGTTCGAACTCGAGCCGCTGGTGCCTGCCGTCGAACTGCTGTGCGTGATGCTCGGAGCCCTGGTGCCGTGCCTGCTGGCCTTCCTGGTGACGCGCACGGTGGCCCGGCGTGCCGTGCTGCTGCCGCTCACGCTGCTGGCGGGCATCGGCGCCTCGGCGCTGTCGGCGGCGCTGAGCTATGGGCCCGAGCACGCATGGGCCTGGCTGGGCTTGCCGGCACAGGTCGGCATTGCGACGGCTCTTGTTGCCGGCATGCTGTTGCTGGGGGCGCCGCGCCGGCTGTGCGCAGCCTTGCTGCTGGTGGGGCTCGTGATCCAGCTGAGCCTGTTGAACCAGGCGCCCGAGAGCGCGTATTTCGCACAGACCCTGGCCACCTGGGAGCAGGGGCGCTTCATCCGCTTCCATGGCTTGGCGCAGTGGCTGGGATGGGTCTGGCCGTTCGCGGTGCTTGCCTACGTGGTGGCCGCGCTGTCGCGCCGGGGCCAACCGGCAGCGGCCTGA
- a CDS encoding magnesium transporter CorA family protein: MRIFEINRSQVSEHPALAPLTVPGACGAQGYVWISLTRDEFRASLAEVQQILQSLCLTQLVDLHVADLLNDQLPSHYDFTSQYDVLVFRRLSAGPGQAALGNGKGTTAGEPPLPTPSRRGPPVLRRVDTRPVGFALFDRVLLSVHPEDGAVRDAFAARLLAAGSPDDKGAPALDVRATSARVPTGTADLMLRVVNQIVDGYLDMRRELTRQLDHWQTELIDPRSRFTNWGALMEARQSLHHLDEICEDQRAAIQDWIDSQETLPSPKGEVEQRERELIMVRSRDVLEHIERVVHHVHRLEQNAETAVQMHFSVQGHRANDIMRVLTVLTAIFLPLNLIAGIFGMNFEFIPLVHKADGFWIAMTAMLVIALVLVLVFWRKRYLARTR; the protein is encoded by the coding sequence ATGCGCATTTTCGAAATCAACCGCTCGCAAGTGAGCGAGCATCCGGCGCTGGCGCCGCTCACGGTGCCGGGCGCCTGCGGCGCGCAAGGCTACGTCTGGATTTCGCTCACGCGGGACGAGTTTCGCGCATCACTGGCGGAGGTTCAGCAGATCCTGCAGTCCCTCTGCCTGACCCAGCTGGTCGACCTGCACGTGGCCGACCTGCTCAACGACCAGTTGCCTTCGCACTACGACTTCACCTCGCAGTACGACGTGCTGGTGTTCCGGCGCCTCTCCGCGGGCCCCGGCCAAGCCGCCCTGGGCAATGGCAAGGGGACCACGGCTGGCGAACCGCCCCTTCCCACACCGTCGCGCCGCGGCCCTCCGGTGCTGCGCCGGGTCGACACCCGTCCGGTGGGTTTTGCACTGTTCGACCGCGTGCTGCTGTCGGTGCACCCCGAAGACGGCGCGGTGCGCGACGCCTTTGCCGCCCGCCTGCTCGCCGCCGGATCGCCGGACGACAAGGGCGCCCCGGCGCTCGACGTGCGCGCCACCTCGGCCCGCGTGCCCACCGGCACCGCCGACCTGATGCTGCGCGTCGTCAACCAGATCGTCGACGGCTACCTGGACATGCGCCGAGAGCTCACGCGCCAACTCGACCACTGGCAGACCGAGCTGATCGATCCGCGCAGCCGCTTCACCAACTGGGGCGCGCTGATGGAAGCGCGGCAGTCGCTGCATCACCTGGACGAAATCTGCGAAGACCAGCGCGCCGCCATCCAGGACTGGATCGATTCGCAGGAAACGCTGCCTTCTCCAAAGGGCGAAGTGGAACAACGCGAGCGGGAACTGATCATGGTGCGCAGCCGCGACGTGCTCGAGCACATCGAACGCGTGGTGCACCATGTGCATCGGCTCGAGCAGAACGCGGAAACCGCGGTGCAGATGCATTTCAGCGTGCAGGGGCACCGCGCCAACGACATCATGCGGGTGCTCACCGTGCTGACCGCCATCTTCCTGCCGCTCAATCTCATCGCCGGCATCTTCGGCATGAACTTCGAGTTCATTCCGCTCGTGCACAAGGCGGACGGCTTCTGGATCGCGATGACCGCAATGCTGGTCATTGCGCTGGTGCTGGTGCTGGTGTTCTGGCGCAAGCGCTACCTGGCCCGCACGCGCTGA
- a CDS encoding (2Fe-2S) ferredoxin domain-containing protein, whose product MPSSNPAAPRGYYGRHIFFCLNERKNGEDSCALHNAQQGFDRCKAKVKEAGLAGPGKVRVNKAGCLDRCAGGPVAVVYPEAVWYTFVDADDIDEIVESHLKNGEVVERLLLPPDVGR is encoded by the coding sequence ATGCCCAGTTCCAATCCTGCCGCGCCGCGCGGCTACTACGGCCGCCACATCTTCTTTTGCCTCAACGAGCGCAAGAACGGAGAAGACAGCTGCGCCCTGCACAACGCCCAGCAAGGCTTCGACCGCTGCAAGGCAAAGGTCAAGGAAGCCGGGCTGGCCGGGCCGGGCAAGGTGCGGGTCAACAAGGCGGGCTGCCTCGACCGTTGCGCGGGAGGCCCCGTGGCGGTGGTCTACCCGGAAGCGGTCTGGTACACCTTTGTGGATGCCGACGACATCGACGAAATCGTCGAGTCGCATCTGAAGAACGGCGAAGTCGTCGAGCGGCTGTTGCTGCCTCCGGATGTCGGCCGCTGA